In Coffea eugenioides isolate CCC68of unplaced genomic scaffold, Ceug_1.0 ScVebR1_774;HRSCAF=1508, whole genome shotgun sequence, one DNA window encodes the following:
- the LOC113758898 gene encoding adenylylsulfatase HINT1 isoform X3 yields the protein MDQTRNPSPSNNSSKISSSSRLLVLQSHLSTQKPTMASEKEAALAAAALPADSPTIFDKIINKEIPANVVYEDDKAEERHIEILGRLLYTAKLVAKQEGLEDGFRLVINDGPSGCQSVYHLHIHLLGGRQMNWPPG from the exons ATGGACCAAACTAGGAATCCCAGCCCCAGCAACAACAGCAGCAAGATCAGTAGCAGCAGCCGACTTCTGGTGCTTCAAAGCCACTTGTCTACTCAGAAGCCTACTATGGCTTCCGAGAAAGAAGCTGCTCTCGCTGCAGCCGCTCTTCCTGCCGATTCTCCAACTAT ATTTGACAAGATTATTAACAAGGAAATTCCTGCTAACGTTGTCTATGAAGATGACAAG GCTGAGGAGAGGCATATTGAGATTCTTGGACGCCTTCTTTATACTGCAAAACTTGTTGCCAAACAAGAAGGCCTGGAAGATGGCTTCAGACTTGTGATTAATGACGGGCCCAGTGGAT GTCAATCTGTTTATCATCTTCACATTCACCTTCTTGGTGGACGCCAAATGAACTGGCCACCAGGCTAA
- the LOC113758898 gene encoding 14 kDa zinc-binding protein isoform X2 translates to MDQTRNPSPSNNSSKISSSSRLLVLQSHLSTQKPTMASEKEAALAAAALPADSPTIFDKIINKEIPANVVYEDDKVLAFRDINPQAPIHILLIPKVKDGLSGVSKAEERHIEILGRLLYTAKLVAKQEGLEDGFRLVINDGPSGCQSVYHLHIHLLGGRQMNWPPG, encoded by the exons ATGGACCAAACTAGGAATCCCAGCCCCAGCAACAACAGCAGCAAGATCAGTAGCAGCAGCCGACTTCTGGTGCTTCAAAGCCACTTGTCTACTCAGAAGCCTACTATGGCTTCCGAGAAAGAAGCTGCTCTCGCTGCAGCCGCTCTTCCTGCCGATTCTCCAACTAT ATTTGACAAGATTATTAACAAGGAAATTCCTGCTAACGTTGTCTATGAAGATGACAAG GTTTTGGCTTTTAGAGACATAAATCCTCAAGCACCCATACACATTCTGCTTATTCCAAAAGTGAAAGATGGCCTAAGTGGAGTTTCGAAG GCTGAGGAGAGGCATATTGAGATTCTTGGACGCCTTCTTTATACTGCAAAACTTGTTGCCAAACAAGAAGGCCTGGAAGATGGCTTCAGACTTGTGATTAATGACGGGCCCAGTGGAT GTCAATCTGTTTATCATCTTCACATTCACCTTCTTGGTGGACGCCAAATGAACTGGCCACCAGGCTAA
- the LOC113758898 gene encoding 14 kDa zinc-binding protein isoform X1: MDQTRNPSPSNNSSKISSSSRLLVLQSHLSTQKPTMASEKEAALAAAALPADSPTIFDKIINKEIPANVVYEDDKVLAFRDINPQAPIHILLIPKVKDGLSGVSKVPEAEERHIEILGRLLYTAKLVAKQEGLEDGFRLVINDGPSGCQSVYHLHIHLLGGRQMNWPPG; encoded by the exons ATGGACCAAACTAGGAATCCCAGCCCCAGCAACAACAGCAGCAAGATCAGTAGCAGCAGCCGACTTCTGGTGCTTCAAAGCCACTTGTCTACTCAGAAGCCTACTATGGCTTCCGAGAAAGAAGCTGCTCTCGCTGCAGCCGCTCTTCCTGCCGATTCTCCAACTAT ATTTGACAAGATTATTAACAAGGAAATTCCTGCTAACGTTGTCTATGAAGATGACAAG GTTTTGGCTTTTAGAGACATAAATCCTCAAGCACCCATACACATTCTGCTTATTCCAAAAGTGAAAGATGGCCTAAGTGGAGTTTCGAAGGTTCCTGAA GCTGAGGAGAGGCATATTGAGATTCTTGGACGCCTTCTTTATACTGCAAAACTTGTTGCCAAACAAGAAGGCCTGGAAGATGGCTTCAGACTTGTGATTAATGACGGGCCCAGTGGAT GTCAATCTGTTTATCATCTTCACATTCACCTTCTTGGTGGACGCCAAATGAACTGGCCACCAGGCTAA